A genomic region of Candidatus Edwardsbacteria bacterium RifOxyA12_full_54_48 contains the following coding sequences:
- a CDS encoding methionine adenosyltransferase, whose translation MTERHLLTSESVTEGHPDKMCDQVSDAILDAILDQDINGRVACETLVTTGMVLVAGEISTNCYIDIPRLVRETIKDIGYTDAKSGFDYETCAVITSIQEQSCDIAMGVDTGGAGDQGMMFGYACNETPELMPMPISLAHKLCKRLSEVRKKGAMDYLRPDGKSQVTVEYVNGVPKRVDTIVVSTQHDANVSEDKVKRDIIKHVINRVVDSKMMDDRTKIMVNPTGRFVIGGPQGDTGLTGRKIIVDTYGGIGRHGGGCFSGKDPTKVDRSAAYAARYIAKNIVAAGLAARCEIQLAYAIGVAEPVSIMVETYGTGKVEDAKLTKLIRQYFDLTPHGIINMLKLRQPIYRKTAAYGHFGREDEGFPWEKTDLSDKLKSAAKK comes from the coding sequence ATGACGGAGAGACACCTTTTGACTTCCGAGTCGGTGACCGAAGGGCATCCCGACAAGATGTGCGACCAGGTATCGGATGCGATACTGGATGCCATCCTGGATCAGGATATAAACGGCCGGGTGGCCTGCGAGACCCTGGTGACCACCGGGATGGTGCTGGTGGCGGGCGAGATATCGACCAATTGTTACATCGATATACCGCGGCTGGTGCGGGAGACCATCAAGGATATCGGCTATACCGACGCCAAGAGCGGGTTCGATTACGAGACCTGCGCGGTGATCACCTCCATCCAGGAGCAGTCCTGCGACATCGCCATGGGGGTGGATACCGGCGGGGCCGGCGACCAGGGGATGATGTTCGGCTATGCCTGCAACGAGACTCCGGAGCTGATGCCGATGCCCATCAGCCTGGCCCATAAGCTGTGCAAGAGGCTGTCCGAGGTCCGCAAAAAGGGCGCCATGGACTACCTGCGCCCCGACGGCAAGTCCCAGGTGACCGTCGAATACGTCAACGGCGTGCCCAAGAGGGTGGACACCATCGTGGTCTCCACCCAGCATGACGCCAATGTTTCCGAGGACAAGGTCAAGCGGGATATCATCAAGCATGTCATCAACCGGGTGGTGGACAGCAAGATGATGGACGACCGGACCAAGATCATGGTCAACCCCACCGGCCGGTTCGTGATCGGCGGGCCCCAGGGCGACACCGGACTGACCGGGCGAAAGATCATCGTCGACACCTACGGCGGCATCGGGCGCCACGGCGGCGGCTGCTTCTCTGGCAAGGACCCCACCAAGGTGGACCGCAGCGCGGCCTATGCCGCCAGGTACATCGCCAAGAACATCGTGGCCGCCGGCCTGGCCGCCCGCTGTGAGATCCAGCTGGCCTACGCCATCGGGGTGGCCGAGCCGGTGTCCATCATGGTGGAGACCTACGGCACCGGCAAGGTGGAGGATGCCAAACTGACCAAGCTGATCAGGCAGTACTTCGACCTGACCCCCCACGGGATCATCAACATGCTCAAACTGCGCCAGCCCATCTACCGCAAGACCGCCGCCTACGGCCATTTCGGGCGGGAGGATGAGGGCTTCCCCTGGGAGAAGACCGACCTGTCCGACAAACTGAAATCCGCAGCCAAGAAATAG
- a CDS encoding LPS export ABC transporter permease LptG — protein MPIKILDRYLTREFLKSLIFSQTAFVLIFVLVDIFEKLDMFIDHRAPYHLVALFYIYQIPYIMILTLPVAMLLASMATISQMARHHEIVAMKAAGLSLYRIFAPLFILGLLISLAVMAVGETIVPITNQKKGNLERIRIKKQLSQEPQTRFNLLYDGSQGRQFFIKRYNVEKAVMDSVSIFQVDQQNRILQRIDAAKGVWTGNVWLLEKVIIRNFRPDGTEISDSLQQLKLTGYEEAPASFSKRELLPDEMGFFELRQFIDRLKRSGNQVQQSVVDLYLKLSFPFANFIILLFGLPLLSNSRKGSTASGFAISLLTCFVFWGLLQTGRALGHSATLSPILAAWLPNIIFGAIGAFLLYRAPK, from the coding sequence ATGCCGATAAAAATACTGGATAGATATCTCACTCGGGAATTCCTGAAATCGCTGATCTTTTCGCAGACCGCCTTTGTGCTGATCTTCGTGCTGGTGGATATCTTCGAAAAGCTGGATATGTTCATCGACCACCGGGCGCCCTATCATCTGGTGGCCCTGTTCTATATCTATCAGATACCGTATATCATGATCCTGACCCTGCCGGTGGCCATGTTGTTGGCCAGCATGGCCACCATCAGCCAGATGGCGCGCCACCACGAGATCGTGGCCATGAAAGCCGCCGGGCTGAGCCTCTACCGGATATTCGCCCCCCTGTTCATATTGGGACTGCTGATAAGCCTGGCGGTGATGGCGGTGGGCGAGACCATCGTGCCGATCACCAACCAGAAAAAAGGCAACCTGGAGAGGATCCGGATAAAGAAGCAGCTTTCCCAGGAGCCCCAGACCAGGTTCAACCTGCTGTACGACGGCAGCCAGGGCCGCCAGTTTTTCATCAAAAGATACAACGTGGAAAAAGCGGTGATGGATTCGGTCTCCATTTTCCAGGTCGACCAGCAGAACCGGATATTGCAGCGGATAGACGCGGCCAAAGGCGTCTGGACCGGAAACGTCTGGCTGCTGGAAAAGGTCATAATCAGAAATTTCCGTCCCGACGGCACGGAGATCTCCGACAGCCTGCAGCAATTAAAACTCACCGGCTATGAGGAGGCCCCGGCTTCCTTCTCCAAGCGCGAGCTGCTGCCCGACGAGATGGGTTTCTTTGAATTGCGCCAGTTTATCGATCGGCTAAAAAGATCCGGCAACCAGGTCCAGCAATCGGTGGTGGATCTGTACCTCAAGCTATCCTTCCCCTTCGCCAATTTTATCATCCTGCTGTTCGGGCTTCCCCTGCTGTCCAATTCCCGCAAAGGCAGCACGGCCTCGGGCTTTGCCATATCGTTGTTGACCTGTTTTGTTTTTTGGGGATTGCTGCAGACCGGACGGGCCCTGGGGCACAGTGCCACACTTTCGCCCATCCTGGCGGCCTGGCTGCCCAACATCATATTCGGGGCCATCGGAGCCTTCCTGCTCTACCGGGCTCCCAAATAA
- a CDS encoding adenosylhomocysteinase, with translation MNYDIKDIKLATKGKNRIEWADKYMPVLQTIRTRFEKDKPLKGYKISACLHVTAETANLMRTLKAGGAELRLCASNPLSTQDDVAAALVKDYSIQTFSVKGEDNKLYYKHINQALDQRPHITMDDGADLVSTLHTTRQDLIKNIIGSTEETTTGVIRLRSMQKAGTLAFPVIAVNDSQTKYMFDNRYGTGQSTLDGIIRATNILLAGSTVVVAGYGWCGRGLAMRARGMGSNVIITEIDSVKGLEAVMDGFRVMPMSQAAKIGDVFVTVTGNINVVRPEHFKAMKDGAIICNSGHFNVELDIDGLKKASKSVRTTREFVEEYTLKNGRKVIILGEGRLINLAAAEGHPASVMDMSFANQALAAEMLVKKGKGMDKKVYALPLELDNKIAQIKLQAMGTKLDALTPEQKKYLASWEMGT, from the coding sequence ATGAATTACGATATCAAGGACATCAAACTGGCCACCAAGGGCAAGAACCGGATAGAGTGGGCCGACAAATACATGCCGGTGCTGCAGACCATCCGCACCAGGTTCGAAAAGGACAAGCCGCTCAAAGGATACAAGATCTCGGCCTGCCTGCATGTCACCGCCGAGACCGCCAACCTGATGCGAACCCTGAAGGCCGGCGGAGCCGAGCTTCGGCTGTGCGCCTCCAATCCGCTGTCCACCCAGGACGACGTGGCCGCCGCCCTGGTCAAGGATTACAGCATCCAGACCTTCTCGGTCAAGGGCGAGGACAACAAGCTCTATTACAAGCACATCAACCAGGCCCTGGATCAGCGGCCCCATATCACCATGGACGACGGGGCCGACCTGGTCTCCACCCTGCATACCACCCGCCAGGATCTTATCAAGAACATCATCGGCAGCACCGAGGAGACCACCACCGGCGTCATCCGCCTGCGCAGCATGCAGAAGGCCGGGACCCTGGCCTTTCCGGTGATAGCGGTCAACGATTCCCAGACCAAATACATGTTCGACAACCGCTACGGCACCGGGCAGAGCACCCTGGACGGCATCATCCGGGCCACCAATATCCTGCTGGCCGGCTCTACCGTGGTGGTGGCCGGCTACGGCTGGTGCGGCCGGGGGCTGGCCATGAGGGCCAGGGGGATGGGCTCCAACGTCATCATCACCGAGATAGATTCGGTCAAGGGGCTGGAGGCCGTGATGGACGGCTTCCGGGTGATGCCCATGTCCCAGGCGGCCAAGATCGGCGATGTCTTTGTGACCGTCACCGGCAATATCAACGTGGTCCGTCCGGAGCATTTCAAGGCCATGAAGGACGGAGCCATCATCTGCAATTCCGGGCACTTCAACGTCGAGCTGGACATAGACGGCCTTAAAAAGGCCTCCAAGTCGGTCAGGACCACCCGGGAGTTCGTGGAGGAGTACACCCTCAAGAACGGCCGCAAGGTCATCATCCTGGGCGAGGGCCGGCTGATCAACCTGGCGGCAGCCGAGGGGCATCCGGCCAGCGTGATGGACATGAGCTTTGCCAACCAGGCCCTGGCGGCCGAGATGCTGGTCAAGAAGGGAAAGGGCATGGATAAAAAGGTCTACGCCCTGCCGCTGGAGCTGGATAACAAGATCGCCCAGATCAAACTGCAGGCCATGGGCACCAAGCTGGATGCCCTGACCCCCGAGCAGAAAAAATACCTGGCCTCCTGGGAGATGGGAACCTAA